A genomic window from Canis aureus isolate CA01 chromosome 2, VMU_Caureus_v.1.0, whole genome shotgun sequence includes:
- the ZSCAN2 gene encoding zinc finger and SCAN domain-containing protein 2 isoform X2 translates to MFSEMPEGEGIPQCDWESDRERDCGSREPQAKAPCEDAREVPTQGREVGQLIGLQGTYLGEKPYECPQCGKTFSRKSHLITHERTHTGEKYYKCNECGKSFSDGSNFSRHQTTHTGEKPYKCRDCGKSFSRSANLITHQRIHTGEKPFQCAECGKSFSRSPNLIAHQRTHTGEKPYSCPECGKSFGNRSSLNTHQGIHTGEKPYECKECGESFSYNSNLIRHQRIHTGEKPYECPDCRQRFSQSSALITHRRTHTGEKPYQCAECGKSFSRSSNLATHRRTHLVEKPYKCGECGKSFSQSSSLIAHQGAHTGEKPYECLTCGESFSWSSNLVKHQRVHTGEKPYQCGECGKSFSQRSQLVVHQRTHTGEKPYECLMCGKSFSRGSILVMHQRAHLGDKPYRCPECGKGFSWNSVLIIHQRIHTGEKPYKCPECGKGFSNSSNFITHQRTHMKEKGY, encoded by the coding sequence ATGTTCTCAGAAATGCCCGAAGGGGAAGGCATCCCGCAGTGCGACTGGGAAAGTGACCGTGAGAGAGACTGTGGCTCCAGGGAGCCCCAGGCAAAGGCCCCATGTGAGGATGCCCGGGAGGTCCCCACCCAGGGCAGGGAGGTCGGGCAGCTCATCGGCCTTCAGGGCACCTACCTGGGTGAGAAGCCCTATGAGTGCCCCCAGTGTGGGAAAACCTTCAGCCGGAAGTCCCACCTGATCACACACGAGCGGACCCACACAGGAGAGAAATACTACAAATGCAACGAATGTGGGAAAAGCTTCAGTGACGGCTCCAACTTCAGTAGACACCAAACCacccacacaggagagaaaccctacAAATGCAGGGACTGTGGGAAAAGCTTTAGCCGGAGTGCAAACCTCATCACCCACCAGCGGATCCACACAGGAGAAAAGCCTTTTCAGTGCGCTGAGTGCGGCAAGAGTTTCAGCAGGAGCCCCAACCTCATTGCTCACCAGCGAACCCACACAGGGGAGAAGCCCTACTCATGCCCTGAGTGTGGGAAGAGTTTTGGCAACCGGTCCAGCCTTAACACGCACCAGGGCATCCACACGGGTGAGAAGCCGTATGAGTGTAAGGAGTGTGGTGAGAGCTTCAGCTACAACTCCAATCTGATACGGCACCAGAGGATCCACACAGGGGAGAAGCCATATGAGTGCCCTGACTGCAGGCAGAGGTTCAGCCAGAGCTCAGCACTCATCACGCACCGGAGGACACACACCGGGGAGAAGCCCTACCAGTGTGCGGAGTGCGGCAAGAGCTTCAGCCGCAGCTCCAACCTGGCCACGCACAGGAGGACGCATCTGGTGGAGAAGCCCTATAAGTGCGGCGAGTGCGGCAAGAGCTTCAGCCAGAGCTCCAGCTTGATCGCCCACCAGGGGGCGCACACTGGTGAAAAGCCGTATGAGTGCCTGACTTGCGGGGAGAGCTTCAGCTGGAGCTCCAACCTCGTCAAGCACCAGCGAGTGCACACCGGCGAGAAGCCCTACCAGTGTGGGGAGTGTGGCAAGAGCTTCAGCCAGCGCTCCCAGCTCGTGGTGCACCAGCGCACCCACACGGGCGAGAAGCCCTATGAGTGTCTCATGTGCGGCAAGAGCTTTAGCCGGGGCTCCATCTTGGTCATGCACCAGCGTGCCCACTTGGGGGACAAGCCATACCGGTGCCCCGAGTGCGGGAAGGGCTTCAGCTGGAATTCTGTTCTCATCATCCACCAGCGTATCCACACGGGGGAAAAGCCCTACAAGTGCCCCGAGTGTGGCAAGGGCTTCAGCAATAGCTCCAACTTCATTACCCACCA